In Romeriopsis navalis LEGE 11480, one genomic interval encodes:
- a CDS encoding DUF4437 domain-containing protein yields MKVLMRVLTILILVSIVAVGCTSIQVASNNTTKAASAKVLLASEVQWEKLNPARGDKSPQAGTLWGDRMGTVPTGFLAKFVDGFSSPPHLHNATYRAVVISGLIHNDDPDAVPMWMSKGSFWTQPKGEVHITAAKGKTTVALVEIDKGPYLVLPPEKAFDSGERPINVDASNIMWVDPHGMSASANSPKLAYLLGNLQDGQSNGTFVKLPAGFKGEIRSYGSIFRAVVITGEPQYFGTNTQTLEPGSYFSSKGESVHQISSNAGKESIIYVRTNGRYKITASEK; encoded by the coding sequence ATGAAAGTACTAATGAGAGTACTTACGATACTCATACTTGTCAGCATCGTGGCAGTAGGCTGTACAAGTATTCAGGTTGCATCTAATAACACAACGAAAGCGGCATCAGCGAAAGTGCTCTTGGCGTCTGAAGTCCAGTGGGAGAAACTCAACCCTGCTCGGGGCGATAAGAGCCCGCAGGCTGGCACGCTGTGGGGTGATCGCATGGGTACTGTGCCGACGGGTTTTCTCGCGAAGTTCGTGGATGGTTTCTCCTCACCGCCACATCTCCACAATGCCACCTATCGCGCAGTTGTGATTAGCGGCCTCATCCACAATGATGATCCCGATGCTGTTCCTATGTGGATGTCCAAGGGATCGTTTTGGACACAGCCTAAAGGCGAAGTGCACATCACCGCCGCCAAAGGTAAAACTACTGTGGCACTTGTAGAAATCGATAAGGGGCCATATCTAGTACTTCCGCCAGAGAAAGCGTTTGATAGTGGCGAAAGGCCGATCAACGTTGACGCATCGAACATCATGTGGGTCGATCCGCACGGAATGTCGGCCTCTGCCAATAGCCCAAAGCTAGCCTATCTTTTGGGAAACCTACAGGATGGCCAGTCGAACGGAACCTTTGTCAAACTTCCAGCAGGATTCAAGGGAGAGATCCGAAGCTACGGTTCAATTTTCCGTGCTGTGGTGATCACAGGTGAGCCACAGTACTTCGGAACCAACACCCAAACTCTGGAGCCGGGAAGCTACTTCAGTTCCAAGGGAGAGTCAGTACATCAGATTTCCTCTAATGCAGGGAAAGAAAGCATTATCTATGTGCGGACGAATGGTCGGTATAAAATCACGGCTAGTGAAAAATGA
- a CDS encoding DNA/RNA non-specific endonuclease — MPLTLRWIPKTILLLCLLLLTSSCTWFRPNQAPTPTAPLGRPRQPRHLLLGNPSKATADAITNGNNYLINRPQYSLSYNNAKRIPNWVSWELNQSWIGDTPRKNTFRPDAELPDNWYKVTPADYTRTGYDRGHMVPSADRDNNPDNQTSTFLMTNIVPQTPDNNRGPWVDLEEYCRDLVAQGKELYITAGTYGRKGTIGRTSQKVTVPASIWKVIVVMNGPRRYPSDVGPRTRVIAVDMPNEPGIKDDDWQKYRVTVDQIEQKTGYDLLRRVKPEVQARIESRVDN, encoded by the coding sequence ATGCCACTAACGCTTCGCTGGATACCAAAAACCATACTGCTCCTGTGTCTACTCCTGCTGACCAGCAGTTGCACCTGGTTTCGACCGAATCAAGCGCCCACACCCACAGCACCCCTCGGCCGCCCGCGCCAACCGCGCCATCTCCTGCTCGGCAATCCCAGCAAAGCCACAGCCGACGCCATCACCAACGGCAATAATTATTTAATCAATCGCCCGCAATATTCCCTCTCCTACAACAACGCCAAACGCATCCCGAATTGGGTCAGTTGGGAACTAAACCAATCCTGGATCGGCGATACACCGCGCAAAAACACCTTCCGACCCGATGCCGAACTGCCCGATAACTGGTATAAAGTCACCCCTGCGGACTACACCCGCACTGGGTACGATCGTGGCCACATGGTGCCCTCCGCCGATCGTGATAACAATCCCGACAATCAGACATCGACTTTTCTAATGACAAATATCGTGCCCCAAACCCCCGACAACAACCGGGGACCGTGGGTGGACTTAGAAGAATATTGCCGGGACTTAGTCGCCCAGGGCAAAGAGCTATATATCACCGCTGGCACCTATGGCCGCAAAGGCACGATCGGTCGCACCAGCCAAAAAGTCACCGTCCCCGCAAGCATCTGGAAAGTCATCGTCGTGATGAATGGCCCACGGCGTTATCCAAGTGATGTCGGTCCTCGCACCCGCGTTATTGCCGTCGATATGCCCAACGAACCCGGCATCAAAGATGACGATTGGCAAAAGTATCGAGTGACCGTCGATCAAATTGAACAAAAAACCGGGTATGACCTACTAAGACGCGTCAAACCAGAAGTCCAAGCCAGAATCGAAAGTCGGGTTGATAATTAA